ttactaaacgaaagaagtttcgacaaaaaaatgtccaaaccgagacctttgacttggtcaaaacccgaCTAACAAAGTGTGCCAGCGGTCATTACTTGatcaaataaaggaagaattttatttaagtagtaaaagttaataacaagaaataataggaagaaaatgggtagcagccaagattcgaacccacgagccgagccttaagcagaacgcagccaaccaactgtgccagcgggctttgctaatttaggatggagcgaaatatatttatatgataatagttaatagaatacctagttataagaaaagaattagGTTTTCTCCTTCCCGAAAACTTTCTCTCCTCACGCGGCGTCGGCGCGACTTCTTCTTGGGCGGAAACGAAGCCAAGCTAGGGCTTTGTTTTCCTGCGGCAGGACAaagttctccgaggggttttctccacttctcgtcgaggagaaactgtgagcacgaagaagagccggaatttgagctgcccgaaccctagaaccttcctttcttctcgATTTAAATCCAAGAACACGCTGTAAgtagctactcacctgcggtaagagtagtttcgagatTTTTTGTCCTTGTTGCCGTGAATTGAGGATTTGGAACTAGTTGATTTTGAAGCTTGCTGCGGTGAATTGAGGTTTCAGATTCTTGAGTCTTTCTTTGGTTTTCGAAGCATTCTGTAAAGAAGGTTTTCTCTTGAAGCATGTTGTCATTTTTGTAGAGCAAGCATGTTTGTAGATCAAGCATGTTATGTAGATTCTACAGCCCCTTGTTGTTAACATTTCATTCCACAGCTCTTATAATTAGTATTTCATTTTACTGCTCCTATGATCAACATCTCAAATTTAGGTTTTCTTTGCTACCCTAATGGGCATGATCAGATTATATGTAACCCTACAGATTTGGGTTTTTTGTTGCTAGACAATGGGCAGGAAATGGTTCAGATTTTATATTTCTCTTGTATAGTAGTTACAGATCTTTTGTTGGGTTATTGGAGTATGACATGGTTAAAGTTGAAGCATGTTTAGGGATTTTGCGTTGCTGTCGTAAGTTTCATAAAgggatcacaaaaaaaaaaaaaggaaggttTGCCTTTCTTAAGTGAGAAGGGTCATTAATTAATCAGAGCAACTCCAAATAATTATCTAGTTGGCATAACCTGTTAGTTGAGGAAGTTTATGACAACTCGACTTAACTTGTTGGTATCAATTTATTATGGAAGAGTATGAGTCGTTTCCAACTGATTATACTAACTCTAAATATTTTGGTAGAGTATCAGTTGGTGTAACTAATTATTAACGGTCATATTAGTTACTAGTATGATTAACAGATACTTAGTTCCCTGTTTATCTCATTATTAGTGTTACTAATATTCACTGATTACATATGAGGTGTACTAATTAAACAGTCATGAGTAGTCTAAAGATGTTTACATGCATTTAGTACGTAATATTCACATACTGAATATATGGAATTAAGGTTAAATATCAAATATTAAGGAGCCTCACAATATAACTGATGAACACTACTAGGAGCCTCACTACTAGTGTTTTTAACTTTGTAATTGGTTTTAGTTCCATTTTTCAGAAAGTGAGTTGGATTCTGTTCTATTTGTGATCTTAATGTGCAAGTCGAGTTGTGCCGTGAAAGGGGTACAAGTAGCTTCTGTTCGGAATTTTTCCTATGCAGTCTGGTCAATTTGGGTTGTTAGACAGTTAACATGAGAAAGTGTACGTATTTAATGTATAGTTTTGGTTAAGTAGATATGTAGAATTGTTAGGTTTGGAATTTAACAAATTGTATACAGTAGCAATTTCTTTAGAGtttcaagtgcagatttttaagagtattgcttgcagattttgatatgtattgtatgcagaactccaatcttagaataGATTtcttaagcttaatatgcagaattttattagataGTAGGctgagtttttttttgtttaaacatttcatagttagaatttgcttaaacattgcAGTTTCTTTTTATAGAAGTGTGCTTTTAGAAGTATAAAGaattataagaaagataaagaaaagaaagaaaaggccaaggccttaagcgGATCTCAaaatcaagattttagggattttgacacacaaggtgcttattaaaatgccaaggcatttaaagaagaagtaattaagataataagatattttactttgaagaggctagtacccgacttccgaggttgtcattaaataaatccggtgtccaattccgaggtcttggccctggtagaccgaggtatgctcttttaggattggtggctcgctaccccaacctattagggaacgcgcataagattgtactacgcctgggcccaagagaagttgattactattttgaagtattataagtataagcttttgaacaagtaaaataagtttcacataagtataaaagtattaaagtataagttttaaacaagtggaataaaagaataagtttagaacgaatgaaataagtttcattttgttttaaatcaacaagtttagttttcttctatgctagcatgttatttagattagcttactgttctttactattagaagagcatgagtagctttacatgtttagcatttcagtttgttatgattcttttactattagaagagcatgagtagctttacatgtttagtattttagcctatttgattcctttactattagatgagcatgagtagttttcagtaagcattcagttagtttatgttatagatatatgtacatgcatatcgagattttgtgagttagatagcgcttactaagtaaattttgcttataaattgcatttcctcttactacagataaaggaaaggaaaagatatagcaaggaagacgacaaggtggtgcggatgatgtgtgatgttgaactatgaaagcctcgggacttggctaagaagttgtttagagactttctttaatgttattagagaagttgagactgttaaagagttgtttcttttttcttttgttgCTAATTGAgactattccgcattgttagtttagtTGTTTCCCACtattggagctttattcatttgctattgctagaatagttttttttagttgttgtgtcttattactgtgtggttgtgaagtatatataccagccgcatgtggctgatggtttattttgcatgtattgatgattattgtcaccggtacaggggggattctgccgaaatttttcggcaggaacttctctggggccgtgataaatttaagtgttgctaataataacataagtaacactagtaagtagagtaatagttaagtaatggtcacccttagagagtagtatagtagtaagaagggtggtcgttacacggaTGAGGGACGATGTACAACCTAAAAGATGTGCAATCATCCTCCGAGTAATCTTTCGTTATCTGTATTTTAACTGCTTCTTATATCCTCCGTCATCAACGAGAGGGTTAAGAGAATATGCTGTCAAGATTCCATTGCATGTGCTATAGCCGTAAAATATAATTCTCTGGCAAGTAGTTGTTATTCCCTATAGGATTGTTGTGATTCTATGATAATATTGTCCCCTAGAGATAGCCAAATTAAAACTTTTAGCCGATCGCTTGTATCATGTGATACTTGTCTTTGAAGAGGCGGGAACCAAGCCCCAAAAGATCTGATCGGCACTTTGTACTGATCGACCATATGTTATGAGACGCACTCGAAATGTTAACCTGGGAGTTCGACCGACCCTATATCTAGTCGTGGGGGTGATGAACCTTGAAAATCCGACTAGTGTTACGACCGATCGACCGACCATAGTCTTGGAAGTCCGACTAGTTATTAGGGCAACCAATTATATATTGAAAGATTGTAGCAATGAGTTAGATCCCATATGCTTGACCAGTGTTAGTCTATACATCTTGGCACTGGGTGGAATGACGAGTCTCTTAAGTCTGATCGACTCTAGGGTTGCCTGATCATGTGCTCCGGATAGAAGCTAGGTCTCATAAGTCCGATCAATCTTTTGATCAACCGACTATAAACTGGATGTCTAGACACATGGAGTACTATATCCCTCCAGTCCAATCAACGATCTTACGCCGACCATCCTCATATCGAAGATCTTAACACTAAATGAGAAGCTAAGCTGATTACAAATGAGGCTTAACTATTATCTCATCTTAATTTTAACTACCATCTTATCTTAAATTTGACGGTCGCATCACCTTTAAATCTACTCACAGCAGTATAAAAAATGATCATAACTCACGTAGATTGATATTGTTTAATTTAAACAACAGCAGAATGAGTTCCACTGGATAACACAAATTGAGGGGGTGCTTGGTTGATTGAAAGGAATGGGAATAAGAATGAGATTGATAGAAGTAGAGAATGAAAATGGGGACTTTCCCATTCCTCTCGTTTTACTAGGGAATGACTCATTCCCATATTTAGGATAATGAATACATGAGACCCAtgattaatcctccaactaaATACTCACTTTCAATCCCTTTCTTATTCTTTACTCTCATTCCATCCAACCAAGCACCCAGACTCTTAATTCATGTGTGAATGTCACAAATGCAAGTAAAAGTAGCCGGAAAGAACACGACAAGTACAATTAAACTCGTGCATTGATTTTCCTGCATGCATCTCTATCAGCTGCCAAGTAAGTCAACTTCTGACCTTTCTCAGCTGAACGCAAAAGTCTCAAAGGCCTGAAACAAAGATTCTCTTTCAGTCCCCATTGCCCACTATTCGCTTGGAACTATATTATTTAAGGACACCTCTCTGCCACAATCTTTTTCTCCATGAAGAAGTAGAGTCAGTCAAAATGCCTGCTTCCCTCCTGCATCAAATTGCAacttttcttctcctcctctgttTTCTGAGGACTTCTTCTGCAGTGCTGTTCTCCTCCCTGCACCAGGATCTCATAGTCACTGCATCACCAAGACCAGGCCAAGGTTAGTGCTTTCTCCTCGTACAATTTTGGAACTGTAACTTCATAGAGATTTCTTGGTTGGGCGTGCAGTGTTGTATGCCGGCGTGGACCAGATCAGAGTGAGCTGGGCTCTTAACGGGAGCCTCCCCGCCGGCGCCGGCGCGGCCTACGCAAAGGTGAAGATAAGCCTGTGCTACGCGCCGGTGAGCCAGGTCGACCGCAGGTGGCGCAAGACCCGAGACGACCTCAAGAAGGACAAGACGTGTCAGTTCAAGATCACCACCACGCCCTACGCCTCCGTCGGCGGCTCCTACGACTACGCCGTGGAGCGGAGCATCCCCACGGCGACCTACTTCGTGAGGGCCTACGCGCTCGACTCCTCCGACGTCGAGGTCGCCTACGGGCAGACCACCGACGCCAAGAAAACCACCAACCTGTTCCACATCATCGGGATCTCCGGCCGGCACGCGTCGCTGGATATAGCTGCTGCATGCTTCTCGGCCTTCTCCGTTCTCGCGCTTACTTTCTTCCTAGTGGCTGAGAAGAGGAAGGCCAAGCAATGAGAAAGGTCAAAGTTTTCATAAGAGCTTCGTCCTCGATTGAAAAAAGTTAGCCGAGGAAGATGAAGATCGAGGAGCACAGCCGACTTTAGTAGAATCGGAGGCTCAATTCTGTCAATCCCTGTGtaagaaaaaattattattaaaagtaaaataattcAGGAATATgcatttatctatttttttaatttagcgAATATGAATAAAATTCGTAAGAATAATTCACAGGAATAATCAATTCTAGTCCTACTTATCGACAAATAGTCGAGNNNNNNNNNNNNNNNNNNNNNNNNNNNNNNNNNNNNNNNNNNNNNNNNNNNNNNNNNNNNNNNNNNNNNNNNNNNNNNNNNNNNNNNNNNNNNNNNNNNNATGTGTGCATGAAATATGTGAGGAATGATATGGCCATCAAGGGGCAGAAACCTTTTTATATCACCCGCAAAACCCCAGTAACGGACAAAAATcctcacaaagaaaccaaaacaacCAAACACCTGAatgtatttttactaaacgaagaaagtttcgacaaaaaaaaatattcaagtcaAGAtttgaaccgtggacctcggacctgaaccgagccttaaccgaatccaactgaccaactgttccagcaggcgtttcttattaaagaaggagaaatattatatttaatcagtagttaatgaataggaaataaataggaagaaaaatggttgcagccaaaATTCGAACCGGCGAGCcgcgccttaagcagaacgcagccaagcAACTATGCCAACAAAAGCTTTGCTAATTTAGGAAGgagcgaaatatatttatatggtaatagttaatagaatacctagttataagaaaataaTTAGGTTTTCTCCTTCCCGAAAACTTTCTCTCCTCACGCGGCGTCGGCGCGACttcttctcgggcggaaacgaagccaagctagggctttgttttccggcggccggccaaagttctccgaggggttttctccacttctcgtcgaggagaagctgtgagcacgaagaagagccggaatttgagctgcccgaaccctagaaccttcctttcttctcgATTTAAATCCAAGAACACGCTGTAAgtagctactcacctgcggtaagagtagtttcgagatTTTCTATCCTTGTTGCCGTGAATTGAGGATTTCGAACTAGTTGATTTTGAGGTTTCGGATTCTTGAGTCTTTCTTTGGTTTTCGAAGAATTCTGTAAAGAAGGTTTTCTCTTGCAGCATGCGGTCATTTTTGTAGAGCAAGCATGTTTGTAGATCAAGAATATTATGTAGATTCTACGACCCTTGTTGTTAACATTTCATTCCACAGCTCTTATAATTAGTATTTCATTTTACAGCGCTATGATCAGATCTCAAATTTAGGTTTTCTTTGCTACCCTAATGGGCATGATCGGATTATATATAACCCTCAGATTTGGGTTTTGTTGCTAGACAATGGGCAAGAAATGGTTCAGATTTTAGATTTCTCTTGCATAGtaattatagatcttttgttgggTTATTGGAGCATGACATGGTTAAAGTTGAAGCATGTTTAGGATTTTGTGTTGTCTAGTAAGTTTCATAAAGGGATCACAAAAAAAAGGTTTGGCTTTCTTAAGTGTGAAGGGTCATTAATTAATCGAGCAACTCCAAATAATTATCTAGTTGGCATAACCTATTAGTTGAGGAAGTTTATCATAGCTCGACTTAACTTGTTGGTATCAATTTATTAAGGAAGAGTACGAGTCGTTCCAACTGATTATACTAACTCTAAATATTTTGGTAAAGTATCAGTTGGTGTAACTAATTATTAACGGTCATATTAGTTACTAGTATGATTAACAGATACTTAGTTCCCTGTTTATCTCATTAGTAGTGTTGCTAATATTCACTGATTACATATGAGGTGTACTCATTAAACGGTCATGAGTAGTCTAAAGATGTTTACATGCATTTAGTACGTAATATTCACATACTGAATATGTGGAATTAAGGTTGAATATCAAATATTAAGGAGCCTCACAATATAACTGATGAATACTACTTGGAGCCTCACTACTAGTGTTTTTAACTTTGTAATTGGTTTTAGTTTCATTTTTCAAAAAGTGAGTTGGATTCTGTTCTGTTTGTGATCTTAATGTGCAAGTCGAGTTGTGCCGTGAAAGGGGTACAAGTAGCTTATGTTCGGAATTTTTCCTATGCAGTCTGGTCAATTTGGGTTGTTAGACAGTTAACATGAGAAAGTGTACGTATTTAATGTATAGTTTTGGTTAAGTAGATATGCAGAATTGTTAGGTTTGGAATTTAACAAATTGTATACAGTAGCAATTTCTTTAGAGtttcaagtgcagatttttataagtattgtttgcagattttgatatgtattgtatgcagaactccaatcttagaatagatttattaagcttaatatgcagaattttattagcatagtagacagatttttttttgtttaagcatttcaaagatataatttacttaaacatttcagtttatttttaaaaaagtattgttttagaagtattaacaagtataagaaagataaagaaaagaaagaaaaggccaaggccttaagtatatctcaaagtcaagattttagggattttagcacacaaggtgcttattaaaatgccaagacatttaaagaagaagtaattaagataataagatattttactttgaagaggctaatacccgacttccgaggttgtcattaaacaaatacaggtgtccaattccgaggtcttggccctggtagaccgaggtctgctcttttaggattggtggctcgctaccccaacctattagggaacgcgtataagatggtactacgcctgggcccaagagaagttgattactattttgaagtattataagtataaacttttgaacaagtaaaataagtttcacataagtataaaagtattaaagtataagttttaaacaagtggaataaaagaataagtttaaaacgaatgaaataagtttcattttgttttaaatcagcaagtttagttttcctctatgctagcatattatttagattagcttgctgttctttactattagaagagcatgagtagctttacatgtttagtattttaaccTATTtgatttctttactattagatgagcattagtagttttcagtaagcattcagttagtttatgttatagatatatgtacatgcatatcgagattttgtgagttagatagcgcttactaagcaaattttgcttatagattgcatttccttttactacagataaaggaaaggaaaagatatagcaaggaagacgacaaggtggtgcggatgatgtgtgatgttgaactatggaagcctcgggacttggctaagaagttgtttagagtcattctttaatgttattagagaagttgagactgttaaagagttgtttcctttttcttatgttgctaattgagtctattccgcattgttagtttggttgtttcccactgttggagctttattcatttgctattgctagaatagttttttttagttgttgtgtcttattactgcgtggttgtgaagtatatataccagccgatgtggctgatggtttattttgcatgtattgatgattattgtcaccagtgcaggggagactctgccgaaatttttcggcaGGAACTTCTTTGGGGtcgtgataaatttaagtgttgctaataataacataagtaacactagtaagtagagtaatagttaagtaacggtcacccttagagagtagtagtatagtaagaagagtggtcgttacagttggtatcagagcagttcccattctccaacatcacacatcagcatcagccttgtcgtcttcaagtaagaaagtatttaagttttccttttatgcttcctttattatttgcagtatggagtaattgcttatatgcgctttagtaagatagaagttttgtttctcctatattcatatacataagtatctttagaaaggatagagaagatatcaagtcttttcttggCATTACTAgatgtcaagatagaggacaagacagtggggagtcagaaacctcagttaagtaattagaactagaaggacaatgataacaagaaagacctaagcacgaaggcgttcgggtagtctgtgagtatccagaagtatttctagaagagttacctgaactacctcccaacagagaagtggagtttgaaattgaattggttcctgatactagcccaatttcaaaagctccataccgaatGTCTTCAGCAgagttaaaagagttacaagaacaacttcaggagctacttgacaagggtttcatccgccctagtcattcaccccggggagctccagtgttgttcattAAGAAGAAGAACGGTCTATGCGGAATGTGCATAggttttagagcgctgagcaaagtaacggTTAAGGacaggtaccctcttcccatAATAGATGAtcatttgatcagttgagaggggcaacagtgttctcaaagatagacctgcgctctgggtaccatcagctgaaagtgaaagaaagtgatatacccagaacgactttcaggaccagatacggacactacgagtttgtagtcatgccttttggtgtgactaatgcaccagcggtcttcatgaacttaatgaacagagtgtctatagaataccttgacaaatttgtcatcgtgttcatcgatgacattctagtctattctagAACACCAAAGGAGTATGACActcacttgaggatagtactgcagacccttcagcaaaagcagctttatgctaaattctcaaagtgagagttctggttaaatcaggtggcgtttataggtcacatcatttctaaagaaggcattcaggtggatccagccaaaatagaagcggtcaataactggagtagacccaagaatgccaaggagatcagaagtttccttggtttagttgggtactataggaaattcgtggaggacttttccatgatagcctctccactaacaaccttaactaggaagaataagaagtttgaatggtcaaacaaatgtgagcagagtttccaagagctaaagaagagaatGACCAGTGCTTCTatcctgactgttccagagagtgacaagagttttgacatctacagtgatgcttccaagataggcctaggagctgttctcatgcaagaaggaaaagttataactTATGCTTCCAgataactcaaagattatgagaagaattaccccgctcatgatcttgagctggcagcggtggtctttgcactaaaactctggcgacattatttgtatggcgttcagtgcagaatcttcacagaccatcagagttgtaagtacttcttcacccagaaggacttaaacatgagacagcgcaggtggctagagttggtcaaagactataactgtgaaatcctctaccacccatgcAAAGCTAAcaaaagtggcagatgcactaagcagaaaatccagtgcatctctgatgtccttgtcatcattatccctgccactgcagaaggagttgtcagatttcggacttgaagtcatttatgggcaactctctgcattgaccttagagtcaaccctgcttgaggatatacatagaaagcaaagtgaagacccagatatccagaaaatcaagcaagggatacaggaagaagataattcggagtttcgagtatcagacaggggaattctttatcaggggagtcgcctttgtgttcccaatgatgaagagttgagaaagaaaattttagaagaagctcatagtactccTTACTtcatgcatcctggctccaccaagatgtatcaagacgtgaaacagaggttctgatggtctggactcaaaagagacgttgctaaatatgtcagtacctgcctgacatgctagagagtcaaagcagaacaccagagaccaggaggaatgttacaacctcttccaataccagagtgtaagtgggaagacatatccatggacttcataaaggtcttccaagaactacaaatggatatgacgcaatatgggtagtagtggatagattgacaaagtctgctcattttctagccatcaaggtgtctcactctatagagcagttggcacaactatacgtcaaggaagtgatcagacttcatggagttcctaaatctattatttctgatagagatgtgcgcttcacctctcacttttgggagtgtgttcagactgcattaagcaccaaactcaagttcagcacgaccttccatcctcagactgatggacagacagagcgagtaaatcatatCTTAGAatatatgctcagggcttgtgcactagattttaaggaaagttggtgcaagtatctgtgtttagctgaatttgcctacaacaatagctatcagaccactatcaagatgacaccttatgaagcattgtatggcaggaagtgcagatcacccatttgctggcaagaagaagagaaatggaagtagagttgggcatccagacagagatgatagatgagaccactcaggctatccagaaaatTAGACAGAGAATTAAGActacccagagcagacagaagagttatgctgacacacgccgtaggccacttgaattccaagtaggggattcagtctttctcaaggttgctcctatgaagggagtgatgagatttggcaaaaatgGCAAATTAAGTCTTCGTTATGTAAGACCCTACCCgattacagagaggattgggaaggtagcatataagctggacttaccacaggacatgtcggcaatacataatgtatttcatgtctccatgctaaagaagtgtctccacgaccctagccaagtgattcagcctcagacagtgcagattcaagaggatcttagctacgagagcagacctacacagatagtggacagagcagtcaagagactaagaaacaaagaagtgccactagtgaaggtcatctggcagaaccagaatcACGAGGAAAGTCatttgggagcgtgaggacaatatgaggcagaaatatccagagttattctaagttcgaggacgaactttttataaggtatagggaaTTATaataacccaaatttcctcattttgagtcccaaaaataatttaaaaatatttgaaaatgctatagaaatattctagagatttttagaaatttttagagtatttttatgcaatttttggaggtcgttaggtatttttactaaacgaaagaagtttcgacaaaaaaatgtccaaaccgagacctttgacttggtcaaaacccgaCTAACAAAGTGTGCCAGCGGTCATTACTTGatcaaataaaggaagaattttatttaagtagtaaaagttaataacaagaaataataggaagaaaatgggtagcagccaagattcgaacccacgagccgagccttaagcagaacgcagccaaccaactgtgccagcgggctttgctaatttaggatggagcgaaatatatttatatgataatagttaatagaatacctagttataagaaaagaattagGTTTTCTCCTTCCCGAAAACTTTCTCTCCTCACGCGGCGTCGGCGCGACTTCTTCTTGGGCGGAAACGAAGCCAAGCTAGGGCTTTGTTTTCCTGCGGCAGGACAaagttctccgaggggttttctccacttctcgtcgaggagaaactgtgagcacgaagaagagccggaatttgagctgcccgaaccctagaaccttcctttcttctcgATTTAAATCCAAGAACACGCTGTAAgtagctactcacctgcggtaagagtagtttcgagatTTTTTGTCCTTGTTGCCGTGAATTGAGGATTTGGAACTAGTTGATTTTGAAGCTTGCTGCGGTGAATTGAG
This region of Zingiber officinale cultivar Zhangliang chromosome 9A, Zo_v1.1, whole genome shotgun sequence genomic DNA includes:
- the LOC122020834 gene encoding high-affinity nitrate transporter-activating protein 2.1-like — translated: MPASLLHQIATFLLLLCFLRTSSAVLFSSLHQDLIVTASPRPGQVLYAGVDQIRVSWALNGSLPAGAGAAYAKVKISLCYAPVSQVDRRWRKTRDDLKKDKTCQFKITTTPYASVGGSYDYAVERSIPTATYFVRAYALDSSDVEVAYGQTTDAKKTTNLFHIIGISGRHASLDIAAACFSAFSVLALTFFLVAEKRKAKQ